A genomic region of Miscanthus floridulus cultivar M001 chromosome 3, ASM1932011v1, whole genome shotgun sequence contains the following coding sequences:
- the LOC136546559 gene encoding uncharacterized protein has translation MEVRAPPGSRPRPPTPRRGVTLAEQLAASSNLRDLLKLREDVDRGEGEGRPAAAARRRTLLDVIRDADEGRRPPAVASVRRGVRPAPAPGGTGTGTATAAPGSAARGESQRVSLMALLERTEQQQWTWKRAGGAEEAAPEDAEEEKEKGSGGVGGRCCVCVARGKGAAFIPCGHTFCRACARELRAGRGRCPLCNATIREVLNLF, from the coding sequence ATGGAGGTCCGGGCGCCACCGGGGTCACGGCCGCGGCCGCCGACGCCGCGGCGCGGCGTCACGCTGGCCGAGCAGCTCGCCGCGTCGTCCAACCTCCGCGACCTCCTCAAGCTCCGGGAGGACGTTGACAGAGGCGAAGGAGAAGGCCGCCCCGCCGCGGCGGCGAGGCGCCGCACGCTGCTGGACGTCATCCGCGACGCGGACGAGGGCCGCCGCCCTCCCGCCGTCGCCTCCGTCCGCCGCGGCGTTCGCCCCGCCCCCGCGCCAGGAGGCACGGGTACCGGCACGGCCACCGCGGCGCCGGGGTCCGCCGCGCGGGGGGAGAGCCAGAGGGTGTCCCTGATGGCGCTGCTGGAGCGGACGGAGCAGCAACAGTGGACGTGGAAGCGCGCGGGCGGCGCGGAGGAAGCGGCGCCGGAGGAtgcggaggaggagaaggagaagggcagcggcggcgtgggCGGGCGGTGCTGCGTGTGCGTCGCGCGGGGCAAGGGCGCGGCCTTCATCCCCTGCGGCCACACCTTTTGCCGCGCCTGCGCGCGCGAGCTCCGCGCCGGCCGCGGCCGCTGCCCGCTCTGCAACGCCACCATCCGCGAGGTCCTCAACCTCTTCTGA
- the LOC136542128 gene encoding ubiquitin carboxyl-terminal hydrolase 2-like isoform X1 has product MGKKVKAKPKNPRKAHERDLPASSSEVGPGDAASQDASHSAEEAAASASGREHCSHYGRDNAHLDKVLLEILSSKHVVSCEHCREDAPRKKGGAGGKQKKKGGASKGSTAKAQAKADKSDTWVCLDCGRHFCGGAVEDTKPYGHARRHAKQDRHWWAARYDDPTVAYCLSCEKEVSIEMPKIETVVAVAVEDKVIGAEDTDSWRSINPDANVIKGLPNLGNTCFFNAVLQSLLAVDRLRRKMLGPDVPTGALAMSLKKLFAETSASNHAGGALSPKNLFSSICSKYPQFRGYQMQDSHELLRCFLDGLRTEETEARKLAEEASDAGVPTVVDSIFGGQLSSTVSSTECSHSSIKHDQFLDLSLPVPSRRPPTKSVSSPPAKRTKQSIRDRNKSRRYRKVPVRASPSVESKEQIQTIAERNNSQIPGSELEQVVSEKEAEPSGCSESCGSVSNQEQNATTNVENSICWLDYVADADETKSEILDSADSTGTGQIWECRDATDGPLHPQDDTLPKEQILGSEHSGENTVDDDASLQTVILLPYKELGTTAKERDETIENSYNSECAVPPLVVSPVTEDNTQPGYCGDVEQDDYVGLGDMFNEPEVTSEVKKEASKVEDIDVMAWSSNSADDEVDDSNAPVSVEGCLALYTEPELLSEPWLCEHCTNAAHVKADERKNVMEMTDGANEINDGKEMMAGGDGRKDGEKLIVSCSKQEGIDQVMGTDGCKKDIDQIMATGDCSDNIHSDMHCKEGRCVNPSLADPEQNCDCNVPDTENTSMQRSGAVFTMNETEQSSNQTSHKEQCMDLKSLELESSSLNNQQHDLPIQYNDGHNVDITTKAASAPLSCGGDSVSCNATNNVEAQPVGGTEEVVSSSLPSDAQKTLLGAKDNDDAITKNQGRRKRMKMVGKAQLVQDNQNKQKEDETKVFRAALRRILISKAPPVLTINLNRFSQDSHGRYKKLKGHVRFKEMLDIQPFMDPRCKNNTSTYRLVGVVEHLGTMTGGHYIAYVRACKIGGRQQQSSGSKSWFYASDGQVREASLEEVLNCEAYVLFYERVGD; this is encoded by the exons ATGGGGAAGAAGGTGAAGGCTAAGCCCAAGAACCCGCGGAAAGCGCATGAACGGGATCTTCCAGCCTCATCCTCGGAGGTTGGACCTGGTGATGCAGCATCGCAGGATGCAAGCCACTCAGCAGAGGAAGCAGCTGCTTCAGCTAGTGGCAGGGAGCATTGCAGCCACTACGGCCGTGACAATGCCCACCTGGACAAGGTCCTCCTGGAGATCTTGTCTTCCAAGCACGTTGTTTCATGTGAGCACTGCCGAGAAGACGCCCCAAGAAAGAAAGGTGGTGCTGGGGGTAAGCAGAAGAAGAAAGGAGGCGCCTCCAAAGGCTCTACTGCCAAGGCGCAGGCAAAGGCGGACAAAAGTGATACGTGGGTCTGCTTGGACTGTGGTCGGCATTTTTGTGGTGGTGCAGTAGAGGATACCAAGCCCTATGGCCATGCCAGACGGCATGCTAAGCAGGACCGGCATTGGTGGGCTGCAAGGTATGATGACCCAACAGTTGCTTATTGTTTGTCATGTGAAAAGGAGGTGTCAATTGAGATGCCCAAAATAGAGACAGTTGTTGCAGTAGCAGTGGAAGATAAGGTGATTGGTGCAGAAGATACTGATTCATGGCGTTCGATTAACCCCGATGCTAATGTGATCAAAGGGCTGCCAAATCTGGGAAATACATGCTTCTTCAATGCAGTGCTGCAGAGCCTCCTCGCGGTTGATAGGTTGCGCAGGAAGATGTTAGGACCAGATGTTCCTACAGGGGCCCTTGCTATGTCACTGAAGAAGCTTTTTGCAGAGACAAGTGCTTCAAATCATGCAGGAGGCGCGCTAAGCCCGAAGAACCTCTTCTCAAGCATTTGCTCAAAATATCCGCAGTTCAGGGGCTACCAGATGCAGGATAGCCATGAATTGCTCCGTTGTTTTCTTGATGGTTTGCGTACTGAGGAAACTGAAGCACGGAAGCTAGCGGAGGAAGCTTCAGATGCAGGGGTTCCCACAGTTGTGGATTCCATTTTTGGGGGTCAGCTGTCTAGTACTGTGTCCAGCACAGAATGCTCACACAGTTCCATTAAACATGATCAATTCCTTGATCTCTCACTACCAGTTCCATCAAGGAGGCCTCCAACCAAGAGTGTTTCATCACCACCAGCAAAGAGGACCAAACAATCCATACGAGATAGGAACAAAAGCCGCAGATACAGGAAGGTTCCAGTTCGAGCATCTCCTTCAGTAGAGAGTAAAGAACAGATCCAAACAATTGCTGAGCGCAACAATTCCCAAATTCCTGGTTCAGAACTCGAACAGGTAGTCAGCGAGAAAGAGGCTGAGCCCTCTGGATGCAGTGAGTCATGTGGTTCTGTGTCTAATCAAGAACAAAATGCCACTACGAATGTGGAGAATAGCATCTGCTGGTTGGATTATGTCGCCGATGCGGATGAAACAAAATCTGAGATTCTTGATTCCGCAGATTCTACTGGAACAGGACAAATTTGGGAATGCAGGGATGCAACAGATGGTCCCTTGCACCCTCAGGATGATACTCTACCCAAAGAGCAGATCTTGGGGTCTGAGCACTCAGGCGAGAACActgttgatgatgatgcctccTTACAGACTGTTATCTTACTTCCTTACAAAGAACTTGGTACCACTGCCAAGGAAAGGGATGAAACCATTGAAAATTCGTATAATTCAGAATGTGCAGTTCCTCCTCTAGTTGTTTCTCCAGTAACGGAAGATAATACACAACCTGGATATTGTGGAGATGTGGAGCAAGATGACTATGTTGGTCTTGGTGATATGTTCAATGAACCGGAAGTTACTTCTGAAGTCAAGAAAGAAGCTAGTAAAGTAGAAGATATTGATGTAATGGCTTGGAGTAGTAACAGTGCTGATGATGAGGTAGATGATAGTAATGCTCCTGTATCAGTTGAGGGCTGCTTGGCTTTGTATACTGAACCAGAGCTGCTGTCTGAACCATGGCTGTGTGAGCACTGTACTAATGCTGCACACGTAAAAGCCGATGAAAGAAAAAATGTCATGGAGATGACGGACGGAGCTAATGAAATAAATGATGGTAAGGAGATGATGGCAGGTGGTGATGGAAGAAAAGATGGTGAGAAGTTGATCGTGAGCTGCAGCAAACAGGAGGGCATTGATCAGGTTATGGGAACTGATGGTTGCAAAAAGGACATTGATCAGATTATGGCAACTGGTGATTGCTCTGACAATATACATTCTGATATGCATTGCAAGGAAGGTAGGTGTGTTAATCCTTCTTTGGCTGACCCTGAACAAAACTGTGATTGTAATGTTCCAGACACAGAAAATACTTCTATGCAGAGATCTGGTGCAGTCTTCACTATGAATGAGACTGAACAGTCAAGCAATCAGACCAGCCACAAGGAACAGTGTATGGATTTGAAAAGCTTAGAACTTGAGTCCTCATCTTTGAATAACCAGCAACATGATTTGCCTATCCAATATAATGATGGTCATAATGTGGATATAACCACTAAAGCAGCAAGTGCACCACTGAGTTGTGGTGGTGATTCCGTGTCTTGCAATGCAACTAACAATGTTGAAGCTCAACCTGTTGGTGGTACTGAAGAAGTTGTGTCGAGTAGCCTTCCATCAGATGCACAAAAAACCTTGCTGGGTGCAAAAGATAATGACGATGCCATCACAAAGAATCAGGGCAGGAGGAAGCGAATGAAGATGGTTGGTAAGGCACAGCTAGtgcaagataaccaaaataagcAGAAAGAGGATGAGACAAAGGTTTTCAGAGCTGCATTGAGAAGAATTCTTATAAGCAAGGCTCCACCTGTATTGACAATTAACTTGAACAGATTCAGCCAGGATTCTCATGGTCGATATAAGAAACTGAAAGGACATGTGCGCTTTAAGGAGATGCTTGATATACAACCATTCATGGACCCAAG ATGTAAGAACAACACCAGCACCTATCGTCTAGTTGGTGTTGTCGAGCACTTGGGAACCATGACGGGAGGTCATTATATTGCGTATGTGAGAGCTTGCAAGATTGGAGGTCGGCAGCAGCAGAGTAGTGGCTCAAAGTCTTGGTTTTATGCAAGCGATGGACAAGTCAGAGAAGCCTCTCTGGAGGAAGTGCTTAACTGTGAGGCTTACGTTCTCTTTTATGAGAGGGTGGGCGACTAA
- the LOC136542128 gene encoding ubiquitin carboxyl-terminal hydrolase 2-like isoform X2, giving the protein MGKKVKAKPKNPRKAHERDLPASSSEVGPGDAASQDASHSAEEAAASASGREHCSHYGRDNAHLDKVLLEILSSKHVVSCEHCREDAPRKKGGAGGKQKKKGGASKGSTAKAQAKADKSDTWVCLDCGRHFCGGAVEDTKPYGHARRHAKQDRHWWAARYDDPTVAYCLSCEKEVSIEMPKIETVVAVAVEDKVIGAEDTDSWRSINPDANVIKGLPNLGNTCFFNAVLQSLLAVDRLRRKMLGPDVPTGALAMSLKKLFAETSASNHAGGALSPKNLFSSICSKYPQFRGYQMQDSHELLRCFLDGLRTEETEARKLAEEASDAGVPTVVDSIFGGQLSSTVSSTECSHSSIKHDQFLDLSLPVPSRRPPTKSVSSPPAKRTKQSIRDRNKSRRYRKVPVRASPSVESKEQIQTIAERNNSQIPGSELEQVVSEKEAEPSGCSESCGSVSNQEQNATTNVENSICWLDYVADADETKSEILDSADSTGTGQIWECRDATDGPLHPQDDTLPKEQILGSEHSGENTVDDDASLQTVILLPYKELGTTAKERDETIENSYNSECAVPPLVVSPVTEDNTQPGYCGDVEQDDYVGLGDMFNEPEVTSEVKKEASKVEDIDVMAWSSNSADDEVDDSNAPVSVEGCLALYTEPELLSEPWLCEHCTNAAHVKADERKNVMEMTDGANEINDGKEMMAGGDGRKDGEKLIVSCSKQEGIDQVMGTDGCKKDIDQIMATGDCSDNIHSDMHCKEGRCVNPSLADPEQNCDCNVPDTENTSMQRSGAVFTMNETEQSSNQTSHKEQCMDLKSLELESSSLNNQQHDLPIQYNDGHNVDITTKAASAPLSCGGDSVSCNATNNVEAQPVGGTEEVVSSSLPSDAQKTLLGAKDNDDAITKNQGRRKRMKMVGKAQLVQDNQNKQKEDETKVFRAALRRILISKAPPVLTINLNRFSQDSHGRYKKLKGHVRFKEMLDIQPFMDPRTMLMTQRGCFFQASKQYIIHRRKENLVMFQLLIFADHTNMSTFMFFRFSVLWNRTICLLPTVQID; this is encoded by the exons ATGGGGAAGAAGGTGAAGGCTAAGCCCAAGAACCCGCGGAAAGCGCATGAACGGGATCTTCCAGCCTCATCCTCGGAGGTTGGACCTGGTGATGCAGCATCGCAGGATGCAAGCCACTCAGCAGAGGAAGCAGCTGCTTCAGCTAGTGGCAGGGAGCATTGCAGCCACTACGGCCGTGACAATGCCCACCTGGACAAGGTCCTCCTGGAGATCTTGTCTTCCAAGCACGTTGTTTCATGTGAGCACTGCCGAGAAGACGCCCCAAGAAAGAAAGGTGGTGCTGGGGGTAAGCAGAAGAAGAAAGGAGGCGCCTCCAAAGGCTCTACTGCCAAGGCGCAGGCAAAGGCGGACAAAAGTGATACGTGGGTCTGCTTGGACTGTGGTCGGCATTTTTGTGGTGGTGCAGTAGAGGATACCAAGCCCTATGGCCATGCCAGACGGCATGCTAAGCAGGACCGGCATTGGTGGGCTGCAAGGTATGATGACCCAACAGTTGCTTATTGTTTGTCATGTGAAAAGGAGGTGTCAATTGAGATGCCCAAAATAGAGACAGTTGTTGCAGTAGCAGTGGAAGATAAGGTGATTGGTGCAGAAGATACTGATTCATGGCGTTCGATTAACCCCGATGCTAATGTGATCAAAGGGCTGCCAAATCTGGGAAATACATGCTTCTTCAATGCAGTGCTGCAGAGCCTCCTCGCGGTTGATAGGTTGCGCAGGAAGATGTTAGGACCAGATGTTCCTACAGGGGCCCTTGCTATGTCACTGAAGAAGCTTTTTGCAGAGACAAGTGCTTCAAATCATGCAGGAGGCGCGCTAAGCCCGAAGAACCTCTTCTCAAGCATTTGCTCAAAATATCCGCAGTTCAGGGGCTACCAGATGCAGGATAGCCATGAATTGCTCCGTTGTTTTCTTGATGGTTTGCGTACTGAGGAAACTGAAGCACGGAAGCTAGCGGAGGAAGCTTCAGATGCAGGGGTTCCCACAGTTGTGGATTCCATTTTTGGGGGTCAGCTGTCTAGTACTGTGTCCAGCACAGAATGCTCACACAGTTCCATTAAACATGATCAATTCCTTGATCTCTCACTACCAGTTCCATCAAGGAGGCCTCCAACCAAGAGTGTTTCATCACCACCAGCAAAGAGGACCAAACAATCCATACGAGATAGGAACAAAAGCCGCAGATACAGGAAGGTTCCAGTTCGAGCATCTCCTTCAGTAGAGAGTAAAGAACAGATCCAAACAATTGCTGAGCGCAACAATTCCCAAATTCCTGGTTCAGAACTCGAACAGGTAGTCAGCGAGAAAGAGGCTGAGCCCTCTGGATGCAGTGAGTCATGTGGTTCTGTGTCTAATCAAGAACAAAATGCCACTACGAATGTGGAGAATAGCATCTGCTGGTTGGATTATGTCGCCGATGCGGATGAAACAAAATCTGAGATTCTTGATTCCGCAGATTCTACTGGAACAGGACAAATTTGGGAATGCAGGGATGCAACAGATGGTCCCTTGCACCCTCAGGATGATACTCTACCCAAAGAGCAGATCTTGGGGTCTGAGCACTCAGGCGAGAACActgttgatgatgatgcctccTTACAGACTGTTATCTTACTTCCTTACAAAGAACTTGGTACCACTGCCAAGGAAAGGGATGAAACCATTGAAAATTCGTATAATTCAGAATGTGCAGTTCCTCCTCTAGTTGTTTCTCCAGTAACGGAAGATAATACACAACCTGGATATTGTGGAGATGTGGAGCAAGATGACTATGTTGGTCTTGGTGATATGTTCAATGAACCGGAAGTTACTTCTGAAGTCAAGAAAGAAGCTAGTAAAGTAGAAGATATTGATGTAATGGCTTGGAGTAGTAACAGTGCTGATGATGAGGTAGATGATAGTAATGCTCCTGTATCAGTTGAGGGCTGCTTGGCTTTGTATACTGAACCAGAGCTGCTGTCTGAACCATGGCTGTGTGAGCACTGTACTAATGCTGCACACGTAAAAGCCGATGAAAGAAAAAATGTCATGGAGATGACGGACGGAGCTAATGAAATAAATGATGGTAAGGAGATGATGGCAGGTGGTGATGGAAGAAAAGATGGTGAGAAGTTGATCGTGAGCTGCAGCAAACAGGAGGGCATTGATCAGGTTATGGGAACTGATGGTTGCAAAAAGGACATTGATCAGATTATGGCAACTGGTGATTGCTCTGACAATATACATTCTGATATGCATTGCAAGGAAGGTAGGTGTGTTAATCCTTCTTTGGCTGACCCTGAACAAAACTGTGATTGTAATGTTCCAGACACAGAAAATACTTCTATGCAGAGATCTGGTGCAGTCTTCACTATGAATGAGACTGAACAGTCAAGCAATCAGACCAGCCACAAGGAACAGTGTATGGATTTGAAAAGCTTAGAACTTGAGTCCTCATCTTTGAATAACCAGCAACATGATTTGCCTATCCAATATAATGATGGTCATAATGTGGATATAACCACTAAAGCAGCAAGTGCACCACTGAGTTGTGGTGGTGATTCCGTGTCTTGCAATGCAACTAACAATGTTGAAGCTCAACCTGTTGGTGGTACTGAAGAAGTTGTGTCGAGTAGCCTTCCATCAGATGCACAAAAAACCTTGCTGGGTGCAAAAGATAATGACGATGCCATCACAAAGAATCAGGGCAGGAGGAAGCGAATGAAGATGGTTGGTAAGGCACAGCTAGtgcaagataaccaaaataagcAGAAAGAGGATGAGACAAAGGTTTTCAGAGCTGCATTGAGAAGAATTCTTATAAGCAAGGCTCCACCTGTATTGACAATTAACTTGAACAGATTCAGCCAGGATTCTCATGGTCGATATAAGAAACTGAAAGGACATGTGCGCTTTAAGGAGATGCTTGATATACAACCATTCATGGACCCAAG AACCATGTTAATGACACAAAGGGGCTGCTTCTTTCAAGCTTCAAAGCAATATATTATCCATCGAAGAAAAGAAAATCTTGTCATGTTCCAGCTTCTGATCTTTGCTGACCATACAAATATGTCCACATTCATGTTCTTTCGATTTAGCGTACTTTGGAACAGAACTATATGCTTACTGCCTACAGTTCAAATTGACTAG
- the LOC136546560 gene encoding 3-deoxy-manno-octulosonate cytidylyltransferase-like, which translates to MPISAPSSDSSSSSGSGARVWVLHGLALGAAAAAYLYRRPSGFRSRAVGIIPARFASTRFEGKPLVHILGKPMIQRTWERVMLASSLDHVVVATDDKRIAECCWGFGANVIMTSESCKNGSERCCEALKKLEKHYDIVINIQGDEPLIEPEIIDGVVMSLQRAPDAVFSTAVTSLKPEDAFDTNRVKCVVDNQGYAIYFSRGLIPFNKSGSVNPKYPYLLHLGIAGFDSKFLKIYPELPPTPLQMEEDLEQLKVLENGYRMKVIKVDHDAHGVDAPEDVEKIEALMRARNFQ; encoded by the exons ATGCCGATCAGCGCGCCGTCGTCCgactcctcgtcctcgtcgggctCGGGTGCCCGCGTGTGGGTACTCCACGGGCTAGCGCTCGGAGCCGCTGCCGCGGCATACCTTTACCGGCGGCCGAGCGGGTTCCGCAGCCGCGCGGTGGGGATCATACCCGCGCGCTTCGCCTCCACGCGCTTCGAGGGCAAGCCGCTCGTTCACATCCTCGGCAAGCCCATGATCCAG AGAACATGGGAAAGAGTTATGCTAGCTTCTTCTTTGGACCATGTTG TTGTGGCAACGGATGATAAGAGAATTGCAGAATGTTGTTGGGGATTTGGAGCTAATGTTATAATGACATCAGAATCTTGCAAAAATG GATCTGAACGCTGCTGTGAGGCACTTAAGAAGCTTGAGAAGCACTATGATATTGTCATCAATATTCAAGGAGATGAGCCTCTTATTGAACCAGAGATAATAGATGGTGTAGTTATGTCACTGCAG CGAGCTCCAGATGCAGTCTTCAGCACAGCTGTTACTTCACTGAAACCAGAAGATGCATTCGATACAAATCGAGTGAAGTGTGTTGTGGATAATCAGGGCTATGCGATATACTTTTCAAGAGGGCTGATTCCATTCAATAA ATCAGGGAGTGTCAATCCGAAATACCCTTATCTTCTTCATCTTGGAATTGCG GGCTTTGATTCAAAGTTTTTGAAGATATATCCTGAACTTCCACCAACACCGTTACAAATGGAAGAGGACCTAGAGCAACTGAAAGTTCTTGAAAACGGCTATAGGATGAAG GTGATCAAAGTGGACCACGATGCCCATGGTGTAGATGCACCTGAGGACGTTGAGAAAATCGAAGCACTGATGCGGGCGAGAAACTTTCAGTAG